From Gouania willdenowi chromosome 18, fGouWil2.1, whole genome shotgun sequence, one genomic window encodes:
- the reeld1 gene encoding flocculation protein FLO11 has product MTFTHLCFGVGVVFLTVAPPPTCSFSRGAGPASCGDMTPGHIRAHPQMSQQSYVTIITSASSYRAGQLVTVTIRSSRDFMGFLLQARGVKDPRGGADVSSRLGFGGEEEVLVGGTWPLTPSGAHTLRCVSEGDSVTHSDKQLKRNLSFVWRAPDAPIGDVRFYMTVVQSYFVYWANIQSAVLKDESWQMWNKTAQTTGAKTTLVQQEVELLDLPGSRVYLLSNYSENKTTRPTIPRLDTNRITGSKFYNSSNTGTEVTQVGFKAKRLRTTTPFDNKTIGIVLGMTAEANTTALTGSRSTKRPRPATSKNQQANDATGSVSPSPGSLKLSTQSINRKVLSTARGGSRKPEPENLWQDLVVSRHPLTGSEIFASKSSRRPLQDLRISTESYEMTRSDFQTSAKKEKGMTMSTQTMQTSTFPLLFQSKADTTPPGLYEKTSSKPITGFKTSSPNTSPSSNTFFSYTAIYPLTPQYKSTSYGSKSTQKQTTLPKPSVRVHSEPNPSQTQDQSKTQVSPQAQNTQPQTFNPLILTSPLGWNWKPDDGKEDLKSQTWLNPPSPELASVPPDAPLSTPPSVFSSPDFLPTFAPHPPHSTSYPNPSGGPPMGTTHPLVREPPMKTEQSRALTSTQPSSDSSSPSINPPTATWSSTFPLLFKHSSSVTSSTFSSPSFNSPTTSTKVPSTSEDKSVPPLSSLQSKSPHPSPSPALHRSPSILVMSSLAPVDSHKLTVQQKLLVYKHLDPELNLGLTTQRTVARQNLKPHQERKLNLGREFKPNLPKPPSRTPDQKVKYPDIVPRHSDWELGMLLGCSAGLGMVLVVGVRYMYRKVCGKRTEVTLKDREREYNRGERGLIHVQECGDLVRVRKIRENSFVLLAEYDLLPTHGD; this is encoded by the exons atgacGTTCACCCACCTCTGTTTTGGAGTGGGAGTGGTCTTTCTCACCGTGGCTCCACCTCCAACCTGCTCATTTTCCCGCGGTGCAGGCCCCGCCTCCTGTGGAGACATGACCCCTGGTCACATTCGCGCTCATCCTCAGATGTCTCAGCAAAGCTACGTCACCATCATCACGTCAGCCTCGTCCTACAGGGCGGGACAACTGGTGACGG TAACCATTCGAAGCTCTCGGGACTTCATGGGTTTCCTGCTCCAGGCTCGTGGTGTGAAGGATCCACGCGGTGGAGCCGACGTAAGCTCCAGATTGGGGTTTGGTGGAGAGGAGGAAGTTCTGGTGGGTGGGACGTGGCCCCTCACCCCCTCTGGTGCCCATACCTTGCGCTGCGTGTCAGAGGGCGACAGCGTCACGCACTCCGACAAGCAGCTGAAGAGGAACCTGTCGTTTGTGTGGAGGGCTCCGGATGCACCGATAGGAGACGTACGCTTCTA CATGACAGTGGTCCAGTCCTACTTTGTGTACTGGGCAAACATCCAATCAGCAGTGTTAAAAGATGAAAGTTGGCAAATGTGGAACAAGACCGCACAAACCACAGGAGCCAAGACGACTTTGGTTCAACAGGAAGTTGAACTTCTTGACTTGCCAG GAAGTAGAGTGTATCTATTGTCGAACTATTCAGAAAACAAGACAACCAGGCCAACCATTCCAAGACTTGACACAAACAGGATTACGGGATCGAAGTTCTACAACTCCTCAAACACGGGAACAGAAGTTACTCAAGTTGGCTTTAAGGCCAAGAGATTAAGAACCACAACACCTTTTGATAATAAAACCATAGGAATTGTGTTGGGCATGACTGCAGAAGCGAACACCACAGCTTTGACTGGTAGCAGAAGCACAAAGAGACCTCGTCCTGCGACATCTAAAAACCAACAGGCCAATGATGCCACAGGCTCTGTCTCACCCAGTCCTGGTTCTCTGAAGTTGTCAACCCAGTCAATCAATCGGAAAGTCTTAAGCACAGCAAGGGGGGGCTCAAGAAAACCTGAACCAGAAAACTTGTGGCAGGATTTGGTAGTAAGCAGACATCCCCTGACAGGTTCTGAAATATTTGCATCAAAGAGTTCAAGAAGACCACTTCAGGATCTCAGAATATCTACAGAATCTTATGAGATGACTCGTTCAGATTTCCAAACAAGTGCAAAGAAAGAGAAAGGAATGACCATGTCTACCCAAACAATGCAAACTTCTACATTCCCTTTACTCTTCCAATCTAAAGCAGACACAACTCCACCCGGATTATATGAGAAAACTTCATCCAAGCCCATAACGGGGTTCAAAACATCATCTCCAAACACAAGTCCATCCTCTAACACATTTTTCTCCTATACTGCCATATATCCTCTGACACCACAGTATAAAAGCACATCGTATGGATCTAAAAGTACTCAAAAACAAACCACCCTTCCCAAACCCTCAGTCCGAGTTCATTCAGAACCCAACCCGTCTCAAACTCAGGATCAGTCCAAAACTCAAGTATCACCCCAGGCACAGAACACTCAACCTCAGACATTTAACCCTCTAATCCTTACTTCGCCATTGGGCTGGAACTGGAAACCAGATGATGGTAAAGAAGACCTGAAGTCTCAAACGTGGTTAAATCCCCCAAGCCCAGAATTGGCTTCGGTCCCTCCAGATGCTCCTCTATCCACTCCACCTTCCGTCTTCTCTTCCCCTGATTTCTTACCCACCTTTGCTCCCCATCCTCCTCATTCTACCAGTTATCCAAATCCCTCAGGAGGTCCACCTATGGGAACCACACACCCATTGGTAAGGGAACCACCCATGAAAACTGAGCAGAGCAGAGCTTTAACATCAACTCAACCTTCATCTGATTCTTCCTCACCTTCCATAAATCCACCAACAGCTACCTGGTCTTCAACATTCCCACTTCTCTTCAAACACTCTTCGTCTGTCACAAGTTCAACCTTCTCTTCACCCTCTTTCAATTCGCCGACCACTTCAACAAAAGTTCCTTCAACTTCTGAGGACAAATCTGTACCCCCTTTGTCATCGCTCCAGTCCAAGTCCCCTCACCCAAGTCCTTCTCCAGCTCTGCACCGCTCTCCATCTATTCTCGTCATGTCTTCTTTGGCTCCCGTGGACTCACACAAACTCACTGTGCAACAGAAGCTGCTTGTCTACAAACATTTGGATCCTGAGCTGAACCTCGGCTTGACCACACAGAGAACGGTCGCTCGCCAAAACCTCAAACCTCACCAAGAACGCAAGCTGAACCTTGGTCGTGAGTTTAAGCCCAACCTTCCCAAACCTCCCTCCAGGACTCCAGACCAAAAGGTGAAATACCCGGACATCGTCCCGCGACACAGTGACTGGGAGCTGGGCATGCTGTTGGGGTGCTCAGCGGGCCTGGGTATGGTGCTGGTGGTAGGTGTGAGATACATGTACCGCAAGGTGTGCGGCAAACGAACCGAGGTGACGCTGAAGGACAGGGAGAGGGAATATAACAGAGGAGAGAGAGGCTTGATCCACGTCCAGGAGTGTGGGGATCTGGTCCGAGTGCGAAAAATCAGAGAGAACAGTTTTGTGCTTCTGGCGGAGTACGATTTACTTCCTACGCATGGAGACTGA